From a single Lolium rigidum isolate FL_2022 chromosome 7, APGP_CSIRO_Lrig_0.1, whole genome shotgun sequence genomic region:
- the LOC124670143 gene encoding fatty acid desaturase DES3-like yields MPPPRPITENVYKELVPSTKKLRFSLPYLVLAFPVYLWYRSPGKNGSHFNPSSDLFTPNERRDVINSTTCWFTVIALLIAMACVFGPMPLLKRYAVPYAVFVMWLDLVKYLHHHGHQGLPWYRGDVSAI; encoded by the exons ATGCCACCACCTCGACCA ATCACCGAGAATGTGTACAAGGAGCTGGTGCCTAGCACCAAGAAGCTACGCTTCTCACTACCATACCTTGTCCTGGCTTTCCCTGTCTACCTT TGGTACAGAAGCCCTGGAAAGAACGGTTCGCATTTCAACCCAAGCAGCGATCTGTTCACCCCCAACGAGAGGCGTGATGTGATCAACTCGACCACTTGCTGGTTCACGGTGATTGCGCTCCTCATCGCAATGGCGTGTGTGTTCGGACCGATGCCGCTGCTCAAACGGTATGCTGTCCCATATGCT GTGTTTGTGATGTGGCTTGATTTGGTGAAGTACCTTCACCACCATGGTCACCAGGGCCTCCCTTGGTATCGTGGCGATGTAAGTGCTATATAA
- the LOC124678204 gene encoding uncharacterized protein LOC124678204 isoform X1: MAMASSASCCFSRSSHGRLHPLRSHLPITTTSIPARLPPGLRLVPRPAPSRNPHRISSSPSPAPEATDDEEHSAEREEQADRDDRYGFEMEVRKLPGKKNRRVVRARVRVGAPLEAVWATLTDYEGLADFITGLSECRLLRQDAAFARLYQVGEQDLALGFKFNARGTIDCYEGEMEVLQAGARRREIAFNMVEGDFKVFEGKWSVEEVNDVIDEGAPVSVGHEFQTTLSYVVELEPKLWVPVRLLEGRICKEIKANLVCIREEAERIQRLQGECHVLSVIT; encoded by the exons ATGGCCATGGCGTCGTCCGCCTCCTGCTGCTTCTCCCGCTCCTCCCATGGCCGCCTCCACCCTCTCCGCTCCCACCTCCCGATCACCACCACCAGTATCCCCGCGCGCCTCCCCCCCGGCCTACGCCTCGTCCCCCGCCCCGCCCCATCCCGGAACCCCCACCGGATCTCCTCCTCGCCCTCGCCGGCACCCGAAGCCACCGACGACGAAGAGCACAGCGCCGAAAGAGAGGAGCAGGCGGACCGGGACGACCGATACGGGTTCGAGATGGAGGTCCGCAAGCTGCCGGGGAAGAAGAACCGGCGCGTCGTGCGCGCGCGGGTGCGCGTCGGCGCGCCGCTGGAGGCCGTCTGGGCCACGCTCACCGACTACGAGGGCCTCGCGGACTTCATCACGGGCCTCTCCGagtgccgcctcctccgccaggaCGCCGCCTTCGCCCGCCTCTACCAG GTCGGGGAGCAGGATCTGGCGCTGGGGTTCAAGTTCAACGCCAGGGGCACCATAGACTGCTACGAGGGGGAGATGGAGGTGCTCCAGGCCGGGGCGCGGAGGCGGGAGATCGCATTCAACATGGTCGAGGGCGACTTCAAGGTCTTCGAGGGTAAATGGTCTGTCGAGGAG GTCAATGATGTTATTGATGAAGGCGCTCCGGTTTCAGTGGGCCACGAATTTCAGACTACACTTTCTTATGTGGTAGAGCTGGAGCCTAAGCTCTGGGTTCCAGTTAGGCTACTAGAAGGAAGGATTTGCAAAGAGATCAAAGCCAACCTTGTTTGTATCAGAGAAGAAGCAGAGAGGATCCAAAGATTACAGGGCGAG TGTCATGTATTGTCAGTGATAACTTAG
- the LOC124678204 gene encoding uncharacterized protein LOC124678204 isoform X2: MAMASSASCCFSRSSHGRLHPLRSHLPITTTSIPARLPPGLRLVPRPAPSRNPHRISSSPSPAPEATDDEEHSAEREEQADRDDRYGFEMEVRKLPGKKNRRVVRARVRVGAPLEAVWATLTDYEGLADFITGLSECRLLRQDAAFARLYQVGEQDLALGFKFNARGTIDCYEGEMEVLQAGARRREIAFNMVEGDFKVFEGKWSVEEVNDVIDEGAPVSVGHEFQTTLSYVVELEPKLWVPVRLLEGRICKEIKANLVCIREEAERIQRLQGE; this comes from the exons ATGGCCATGGCGTCGTCCGCCTCCTGCTGCTTCTCCCGCTCCTCCCATGGCCGCCTCCACCCTCTCCGCTCCCACCTCCCGATCACCACCACCAGTATCCCCGCGCGCCTCCCCCCCGGCCTACGCCTCGTCCCCCGCCCCGCCCCATCCCGGAACCCCCACCGGATCTCCTCCTCGCCCTCGCCGGCACCCGAAGCCACCGACGACGAAGAGCACAGCGCCGAAAGAGAGGAGCAGGCGGACCGGGACGACCGATACGGGTTCGAGATGGAGGTCCGCAAGCTGCCGGGGAAGAAGAACCGGCGCGTCGTGCGCGCGCGGGTGCGCGTCGGCGCGCCGCTGGAGGCCGTCTGGGCCACGCTCACCGACTACGAGGGCCTCGCGGACTTCATCACGGGCCTCTCCGagtgccgcctcctccgccaggaCGCCGCCTTCGCCCGCCTCTACCAG GTCGGGGAGCAGGATCTGGCGCTGGGGTTCAAGTTCAACGCCAGGGGCACCATAGACTGCTACGAGGGGGAGATGGAGGTGCTCCAGGCCGGGGCGCGGAGGCGGGAGATCGCATTCAACATGGTCGAGGGCGACTTCAAGGTCTTCGAGGGTAAATGGTCTGTCGAGGAG GTCAATGATGTTATTGATGAAGGCGCTCCGGTTTCAGTGGGCCACGAATTTCAGACTACACTTTCTTATGTGGTAGAGCTGGAGCCTAAGCTCTGGGTTCCAGTTAGGCTACTAGAAGGAAGGATTTGCAAAGAGATCAAAGCCAACCTTGTTTGTATCAGAGAAGAAGCAGAGAGGATCCAAAGATTACAGGGCGAG TGA
- the LOC124670108 gene encoding uncharacterized protein LOC124670108, with protein MNPLDPRFSEYDPKKREYIYTRYSYRRGRDINLDLDEESPVGPMVYTDKVFPEGFYLPNTMNVVSVKIVSSDYGYPLHVYGTIIVRDSLDRKCIYMFRRGKDNCQLISSKDDSLILTGPKRGLLFCDWIFFEIDLKVKDVHGMKVKDERLSKGLMELDGVMRLPYPTERNVQMETLVSMHSILDLSYIFIRNAVEGTVEVRIHDGPAGFRGKIHACTTNVPLDIMLHDSKVNGILTAVDKGVVQMARSIVGVSVDERLRLTVAAAALDGDELSVCTVEFTPRRNGYDVEEIACGNYKILLKVTWSKVCF; from the exons ATGAACCCTCTGGACCCGAGATTCAGCGAGTACGACCCCAAGAAGCGGGAATACATCTACACCCGCTACTCCTATCGCAGAGGACGCGACATCAACCTTGACCTCGACGAGGAAT CGCCTGTTGGTCCAATGGTATATACAGACAAAGTCTTCCCTGAGGGTTTCTACCTGCCTAACACCATGAATGTTGTCTCAGTCAAGATTGTGTCCTCTGACTATGGCTACCCACTCCATGTCTATGGTACAATCATAGTCAGGGACAGTCTTGATCGCAAATGCATCTATATGTTCCGACGTGGCAAGGACAATTGCCAGCTCATCAGCTCAAAG GACGACTCATTGATTTTGACTGGCCCAAAGAGAGGATTATTGTTCTGTGATTGGATATTCTTCGAAATTGATCTAAAGGTCAAGGACGTGCATGGGATGAAGGTCAAGGATGAAAGGCTCAGTAAAGGCTTGATGGAGTTGGATGGTGTCATGAGGCTACCATATCCAACCGAGCGTAACGTTCAAATGGAAACACTTGTCAGCATGCACAGCATATTGGATCTGAGCTACATATTTATTAGGAACGCGGTGGAGGGCACTGTTGAGGTCAGGATCCATGACGGACCAGCTGGTTTCCGTGGGAAAATCCATGCCTGCACCACAAACGTTCCACTTGACATTATGCTacatgatagtaaagtgaatggcATACTAACCGCTGTCGATAAAGGAGTTGTGCAAATGGCACGCAGCATAGTAGGGGTCTCTGTCGATGAGCGGCTGCGGTTGACTGTAGCTGCTGCTGCCCTGGATGGTGATGAGTTATCTGTCTGCACTGTTGAGTTTACGCCAAGGCGCAATGGTTACGACGTAGAGGAAATCGCATGTGGTAACTATAAGATACTACTGAAGGTCACTTGGTCGAAGGTTTGTTTCTGA